The proteins below come from a single Methyloprofundus sedimenti genomic window:
- a CDS encoding MerR family transcriptional regulator has product MLEPSNNNELPPIPAKRYFAIGEVSDLCGVKPHVLRYWEQEFEQLEPVKRRGNRRYYQRNDVMLIRQIRALLYEQGYTIGGARAHLQSDDAKDDSGRTKQVIHQMIGELEDILEILK; this is encoded by the coding sequence ATGCTGGAGCCAAGTAATAATAACGAATTACCTCCCATCCCTGCAAAACGCTATTTTGCAATCGGTGAGGTGAGTGATCTATGTGGCGTTAAGCCGCATGTATTGAGATATTGGGAACAAGAGTTTGAGCAATTAGAGCCTGTAAAAAGGCGTGGCAACAGGCGTTATTATCAACGAAATGATGTCATGTTAATTCGCCAGATCAGAGCTTTGTTATATGAACAAGGTTATACAATAGGCGGAGCTAGAGCTCACTTGCAGAGTGACGATGCTAAAGATGACTCAGGACGTACCAAGCAAGTTATCCATCAAATGATTGGCGAACTAGAAGATATTTTAGAAATTCTAAAATAA